The DNA sequence AATGTGGTCGACACCATCAAAGACCTCTTTAAAATTGACCCGATCAAGCAGCAGGAACGCAAAGAACGTCGGGAGGAAAAAGCCAAAACGCGCAAGAAGAAAAAGCGCAAAGGTTTCTTCAGGAAGCTGTTTGGCAAGGATTGATAAAAAAAAGCGTCAGAAAAGAGATTTTTTCTGACGCTTTTTTTGTGAAAGATAAGAAGATCAGCGTGGCAAAACACTGATCTCCTGACTAAAATTTACCCCATAAAGTTAATTGGTGCAATTCTAAAGTATTGAATAACAGCCTTTAACTATAATGGTAAGACCTTCTTAATATCAATGAATTAATTGAATAATCAAATCAATCATCAGCTTTTTTAGGGTGGAGTTTTACTCAATTTCTATCACTACTCCTGCGCTTTTAGGATGGCTCACGCAAGTCAGCACATAACCGCCGTCAAGCTCATCTTCTGAAAGCCCATCATCCTCTTCCATCACCACTTTTCCTTCGGTACAACGCCCGCGGCAGGCGGTACACAAACCACTTTGGCAAGAGAAGGGCATGTCAATATCCTGGTCCAGTGCAGCCTCAAGAATCGTCTGGTCAGGATTAACCTCCACTTCATGTTCTTCGCCATCCAGGCGGATTTTTACCAGCTGCTTCACAATCTCTTCCGATTCCGACTCCGTGAGACCTGTACTTGCCGTGAATCGTTCCTGATGAATGGCCTGTTCAGCAACTCCCGCTTTTTGCAAAGTTTCAGCCACTAAATCCATCATTGGCGCTGGCCCGCAAGAGTACACATGCAGTTGGTCCTTTGCAGGGAATTCATTGTAAATTGCCTGAATATCATCGGCATTCAAACGACCTGTTTTTCCTTGCCATTCCGCCGTTGGGCGCGTTAAAATGTGAATGACCTTGAAGTTTGCATGCTGCGCTTCCAAGGCTGCCAATGAGGTCTTGAAAATAATGCTGTCCTCATGTCGGTTGGTGTAAACGAGCGTAAGGTGTGCGTCCGCTTCCTGATGAAGAATAGTCTTGATCATCGAAAACAATGGCGTAATGCCACTGCCTGCACCAAAGAAAAGAAAAGCATTTCCTTTGCTTTCTGGCAGGGTAAATACCCCCGCAGGCGCAATGACCTTGATGTGGTCGCCTTCCTTGACTTGATCATTGATATAATTCGAAATCAGCCCGCCTTCAACACGCTTCACAGTAACGGCCAAATCCTGATCTGTATTGGGTGCGCTGCACAAGGAGTAAGATCTTGTTTCTTCTTTTCCATCGATCGGGAAACTCAAGCTCAGGAACTGCCCCGACTGATATTG is a window from the Persicobacter psychrovividus genome containing:
- a CDS encoding ferredoxin--NADP reductase — its product is MAFSFFKKNSETNNPTDDGLKVKQIIKETTDTVSLVFENPNWQYQSGQFLSLSFPIDGKEETRSYSLCSAPNTDQDLAVTVKRVEGGLISNYINDQVKEGDHIKVIAPAGVFTLPESKGNAFLFFGAGSGITPLFSMIKTILHQEADAHLTLVYTNRHEDSIIFKTSLAALEAQHANFKVIHILTRPTAEWQGKTGRLNADDIQAIYNEFPAKDQLHVYSCGPAPMMDLVAETLQKAGVAEQAIHQERFTASTGLTESESEEIVKQLVKIRLDGEEHEVEVNPDQTILEAALDQDIDMPFSCQSGLCTACRGRCTEGKVVMEEDDGLSEDELDGGYVLTCVSHPKSAGVVIEIE